The genomic window GTCCTCGCTTGCGGTTGACCTGGCACGGGAGAGCGGGCTGACGCTGGTGGGCTTCCTGCGCGGCGACTCGATGAACGTCTACGCGGGCGAGGACCGTATCGCGCTGGCGCCGGAGCCGACACGCTGATCCGGGCCGGCCGCCGGAGCGGGTCAAGGGCGCACGATCAGGTTGGCCGGTTACCGCCCTGACTGCCATCACGCCCCGCGATAACGTGCCGCCATGTTCGAGCCGGCGCAGTTGCGTACGTTCCTTGCCGTCGCGCAGACGCTGAGCTTCACGCAGGCGGCGCACCGGCTCGGGCTGCGGCAGTCCACGGTCAGCCAGCATGTGCGGCGGCTGGAGGAGGCCGCGGGCTGCCGGCTGTTCCTGCGGGACACCCACGGCGTGGAGCTGACCGAGGACGGCGAGGCCATGCTGGGTTTCGCCCGGCCGATCCTGGAGGCCAACGAGCGGGCGGCAGCCTTCTTCGCCGGGACCCGGCTGCGCGGGCGGCTGCGGTTCGGGGTCTCGGAGGACTTCGTGCCGACCCGGCTGCCGGAGATCCTGGCGGCCTTCCGGCACGACCACCCCGAGGTCGACCTGGAGCTGACCGTCGAGCTGTCCGGGACGCTGCACCAGCGGCTCGACGCGGGCGGCCTGGACCTGTGCCTGGCCAAGCGGCACAGCCCGGAGGGCCCGGGCCGGCTGGTGTGGCGGGACAAGCTGGTGTGGATCGGCGGCGAGCGGCTGCGGCTCGACCCGCGCCGCCCGGTGCCGCTGATCGCCTTCCCGCCGCCGGGGATCACCCGGGCCAGGGTGCTCGACGTGCTGGAGCGGCACGGCAGGGCGTGGCAGGTGGCGGGCACCAGCGCGTCGCTGAGCGGTCTGGTCGCGGCCGCCAGGGCGGGGCTGGGGGTGATGGCGCACGCGCAAGGGCTGATTCCGGCCGGTCTGGTCCGGGTGCCCGCCCGGGCCTGCGGGCTGCCGGACCTCGGCGGGGTGGATTTCGTGCTGCTGCACGGCCGCCGGGACTCCCGCGCGCAGGAAGCGGCGGACGCGCTGGCCGAGGCCATCCTGGCGGCCGGCGACCTGCTGCACCGGCCGCTGCCCTGAGCGGCGGGAAGCAGCCACCGGCGGCGTGTCCGAGGGGTGGTGCCGGCTGGGACACGGGGGGCGGGAGGGGGCCGAGAGGGTGGAGCGACCGTGACCGTGCCGGGCAGATTTGGTGGAGATCCGCGGCCCTCCCGGTGGCGGAGCTGAACCCCGGATTCCGCCCACGACCTTGTCACAGCCGGAAGACACGCCTCGACCAGCACAAACGTCCGAATCACCGATAATCTGCGACCCCTCCCGCAGGCCTTGCGGATCGGGTAACTTACGGCCCCGCACTGAGCGGTCCGAGGAGAGCACCCGTTGCGTCAGTTCACCGTCCCCTCACTGGCCACCGCACCCAAGGCCGGCGGTTTGGCGGATGCCGTGTTCGGCAACGCTCTCCAGGCCCCGGAGCAGGTGGTGCTGGCCCGCGCCGACGACCAGGGCGCATGGCACGACGTCAGCGCCGCCGAATTCCGCGACCAGGTACTGGCGGTCGCGAAGGGCATGCTGGCCCAGGGCGTCCGCTTCGGCGACCGGGTCGCCATCATGTGCCGCACCCGCTACGAGTGGACGCTGTTCGACTTCGCGCTGTGGGCGATCGGCGCCCAGTCGGTGCCGGTCTACCCGACCTCGTCCTCCGAGCAGGTCCGCTGGATGCTGCACGACTCGGGCGCGGTCGCCGCGGTCGTGGAGCACGAGGACCACGCCATGACGATCGGCGCCGCGGTCGACGAGCTGCCCCGGCTGCTGCGGCTGTGGCAGCTGGACGGGGGGTGCGTCGAGGAGCTCTCGGAGGCCGGCCGGCACATCGGCGACGACGTCGTGGAGCGGCACCGGCTGGCCGTGACGCCGGACGCGGTCGCGACCGTCATCTACACCTCGGGCACCACCGGGCGGCCCAAGGGATGCGTCCTGACCCACGCCAACTTCATGGCCGAGACCGACAACGTGGTGGCGCGCTGGCAGCCGGTCTTCGCCAGCAAGCCCGGCGAGGAACCGTCCACGCTGCTCTTCCTGCCGCTCGCGCACGTCTTCGGCCGGATGGTCGAGGTGGCCTGCGTCCGGCACCGGATCAGGCTCGGGCACCAGCCCAGCATGACCGCCGCCGATCTGATCCCGTCGCTGGCCGGCTTCCGGCCGACCTTCGTGCTCGCGGTGCCGTACGTCTTCGAGAAGGTCTACCAGGCCGCCCGCCGCAAGGCGGAGATCGGCGGCAGGCTGGGGCCCTTCGACAAGTCCGTGGAGGTCGCCGTCCGGCACGCGGAGGCGATGGAGGCCAAGGCCTTCGGCACCGGGCCCGGGCCGAGCACGTCGCTGCGGATGCAGCACCAGCTCTACGAGAAGCTGGTCTACAGCAAGGTGCGCGACGCGCTCGGCGGCCGGGTGCGGCACGCGATATCCGGCGGCTCGGCGATGGAGCGCCGCCTCGGACTGTTCTTCTGCGGCGCGGGCGTGACGATCTACGAGGGTTACGGCCTCACCGAGACCACCGCGGCCGCGACCGCGAACCCGCCCGAGCAGACCCGTTTCGGCACCGTCGGCCAGCCGGTGCCGGGGACGACCGTGCTGATCGCCGAGGACGGCGAGATCTGGCTGCGCGGCGGGCAGGTCTTCACCCGCTACCTCAACAACCTCAAGGCCACCGAGGAGGTCCTGCGGGACGGCTGGCTGGCCACCGGCGACATCGGGGCACTCGACGAGGACGGCTATCTGACCATCACCGGGCGGAAGAAGGAGATCCTGGTGACCAGCGGCGGCAAGAGCGTGTCGCCGATCGCGCTGGAGGACCGGGTGCGGGCGCATCCGCTGGTCGGGCAGTGCGTGCTGGTCGGCAACAACCGGCCGTACGTGGCGGCGCTGGTGACGCTGGACCCGGAGGCGGTGACGCACTGGCTGACGATGCGCGGCAAGCCGCGGCTCCACTCCTCCGAGCTGCTGCACGACCCGGACCTGGAGACCGAGATCCGGCGGGCGGTGGTCGCCGCCAACACCCTGGTCTCGCAGGCCGAGTCGATCAGGACGTTCCGGATACTGGGCGAGCAGTTCAGCGAGGAGGGCGGCACGCTGACACCGTCGATGAAGCTCAAGCGGCGAGCGATCGAGACCACGTACGCGGCGGAGATCGCCGCGCTCTACCGGCCGTGAGCGCCGCTCCGCCGGACGGCCGGCCGTGAGCGGCGAGCACCGGGTCAGCGCCGCTCACGGCCGGTCGTCCGCGCAGAGCTCGGCGAGGTCGCACTCGTCGGCGGCGCCCGGCCGGAAGGCGTAGACCTCGCCCGGGGTCCACTGGCCGCCGTCGAGGCGAACGGTGCGGACCGCGAGGCTGTGGGCGCCGCCCTCTCTGGCCACGAAGAGCTCGTTGTAGCCGTTGCGCTCCTCGGTCTCCCGGCTGGCCAGCGCGGGCGCCCCGGCGATCCGCAGCGTCCACGGCGGGCCTGCGCCGAGCAGGCGCTCGGCGGCCGCGAAGGCCAGATGGGTGTGGCCGTGCAGCACCAGCGAGATCCTGGCGGCGGCGAGCGCGCGCTTGGCCTGCCCGGCGTTGACGACCCCGGAGTAGGGCGCGACCTCCACCGCTGGGACCGGGGACAGCGGGTGGTGCAGGGCGGCGACGGTGACGTAGCCGTGTCCGGCCGAGAGCCGGTCGAGGACGCCACGGGCGATGACACCGGGGTCGTGGCGCTCGAAGTCCCGGACGGCGGCGGCGATCCCGGCGTCGTCGGCGGACGCGGCCGCACCGTCGGCGCCGCCGCCCGCGGCCAGGTAGCGCTCCTGGAAGCCGCGCAGCAGCTCGCGGTCCTCGTCGCGGGCGGCCTCGCCGCCGGATTCCGCGCTGCCGAGCAGCGCGAAGCGGAGCCCGACCCCCTGGTAGCCGACGTAGAGCCGGCGCTCCCGCGGGTCGGCGAGCTGCAGGTCCGGGTGCGGCAGGCCGGCGAAGTTCGCCGCGAACCACCGGTGCCTGGCCTGCGGTGACGGGTCGAGTGCCAAGTCCCAGGACACGTCGTGGTTGCCGCCGACCAGCAGCACGCGCGGGTCGTCGGGCCGCAGGTCGCGGTGCGGGGCAAGCAGCGCCGCCAGGTCGTCCAGCCAGCCGCGGGCCAGGGCGCCGTGCGCCTCGGACGGCCGGTCGACGATGTCGCCGGTGACGACCACCAGGTGCGGGGCGCGGCCCTGCGCGGCGAGTTGGCGTACGTGGTCCAGGTAACTGTCCAGTGCGGTGCCTGCGCCGGCCAGCGCCGCGATGCGGTGCCCGGCCTGCGTGGGGTCCTTGGTGTCGACGGTCGCCGACAGCCGCCCGCCGTGGTGCAGGTCGGAGATGTGGTGGACGCGCAGCACCTCGGGCAGGTGCCTGGCAAGCACCGGGTCGTCGGCCAGCGAGGCGCCGCGGCGCACCCGGTCCGCCGCGTCCACGGCCGCGGCGCCGTACGCCGTCACGTCGGCGGCGGACCCCTCGCCGTACGCCGGTTCCGCGGACCCGGCGGGCGCCGTCCTGGCCGGGACGGTGAGGCCGGCGGCACGCCAGCGGGCAGCGCGCAGGGCGGCGCGGTGCTGCTCGCCGAGCCCGTTGCGGAACCACTGCTGGATGTACTCGTGGCGGTCGTCGGCCACCTCGACGGCGGCCCGCAGCAGCGCTTCGGAGTCGGCGCGCAGCGCGGGGCGCTCCTCGGCGGTGTGCAGGGCGAGTTCGAGGAGGAAGGGGGTGTGCAGCCAGCCCGGGTCCGCCGCGCGCAGCCGCTCCACCAGTGCGGGCGCCCACTGCGGCGCCCTGGCCGCCATCCGCGCGCACTCGTCGGCGTCGAGCACCGGCGGGCGCAGCACGTCCTTGCGCACGTCGGGCCCCAGGTGCCCGACCAGCAGCGCGCTTTCCGCGGGGGTGGCCAGGACCAGAGCGGTGGCGCCGGTGTCCTTGACCCGCAGCAGTCCCTCGGCGAGCGCCTCGGGCGGCACGCCGGGACCGCCGGGCCTGGCGAGGGCGGGTTCGTCGACGATGACGAGCTGTCCCTCCTCCACCGGCGGCGCCGGCCTGGCGCCGGTCAGGCAGCCGAGCCTGGTCCTGCGCACCGAGACGGAGGACCGCAGGTCGACCCGTACGGTGCCGCCGTCCGCCCTGAGGCCGGCGATGCCCGCCGCCAGCCAGGTCTTCCCCGCCCTGCGGGGCATGACGACCAGCCAGGCCGCGCTGTTGGGACGGGCGCCCTCGGCGGGCGGCCGGATCCAGCTGGGCAGCCGTCCCGGCCCGAGCCTGACGTCGAGGTCGGCGCGGTAGGACTGGCTCGGCCGGAAGACGCTCATACAGGTAACTCCCCGTCGCGCAGCGAAATGTCGTTCCTGGCGATCCAGTCGAGCAGCGGAGGGTCGTCCAGCCACTCCTCGCCCGGCCGCAGCAGCCCCACCTCGCGCAGGTCCTCCCGCTGGGCTGGGGTGGCGTCGCGCGGCATCGTGCCGGGCGCGGTGAGCAGCGCGGCCCGGCCGGCCGGGCCGATCTCGGCCCAGCGGGACTGGAAGTGCAGCGAGCACTCGTCGAGCAGCCGCGCTCCGATCAGCGCCCGCAGCGCGTCCGCGCTGGACAGCGCGCTCAGGTCGTTGCCCTGGACGGCGCGCACCAGGGCGTCGCCGACCACCTGGAGGTAGTAGGGCCAGCTGCCGACGGCGGCCACCACGGCCGCCGCGGTGGTGTCCCGGCCCAGCGCCACCCCGAGGTTGGCGGCGGTGCCCGACAGGAAGTCCAGCGCGGCGTCCCGGTCCAGCGGGCCGAGCAGCCGGGCGTTGACGTCGTTGCCGAAGCTGGAGCCCGGCGCGGTCAGCGCCCAGCGCACCACGGTCCGCCAGTCCTTCTCGGTGCCGGTGTAGACCAGCCAGGCGCCGGCCTGGCCGAGGTCGCGCAGCCAGGAGACGGCGGCGGGGCCGTAGTCGGTCAGCCGTCCCACCTCGTCCAGCAGGAAGACCAGCCGGGATCCGGCCGCGGACTCCGCCGCCTTGTCGAGCAGTGCCTCGGCGGGGTTGCCGGCGTCCCGCACCCAGCGGTCGAGCAGACCGGCCAGCGCGTCGGGGTCGTCCGCCACCTCGGACTTCGACGGCGGCACGGTCAGCCGGTGGATCTCCCTGCGGCCGCCTTCCGCGGCCAGCCGCCGCCTCAGCTCTTCGAGCACCCAGCTCTTGCCCGCCCTGCGCGGCCCGAGCAACGCGGCCGAGGCACCGGTGGCGTGCCGGTCGCGCAGCCAGGCCAGCACGTCCTCCCGGCCGACCGGGCGGCCCTTGCCGGGGCCGACGTGGAACTTCTCCGCGGCGCGCGGCGCGTCGTCGATGGTGAACGGCCGCCGCGCGTGCGGTACGTGCGCCTCGCGGGTGCGCAGCTCGGCGGCCAGCCGGTCGAGGGCGTCGCTCTGGCCGCGTCCGGTGGGCTCGCCGTCGAGCAGCGCGATCTGCAGCTCGACGGGGCTGAACGCCTGGAAGGCTCGACCGGGTTCGAGAGGAGCTGCGGGGACCTCGACGCCCCAGCCCGGGTAGTCGTCCCTGGCCCGCTGGTTGAAGACCAGTGCGTCCTGCACCTGAAGTCCCGCCCGCGTCGCGAAGGCCTCCAGCATCGTTTCGGCCGTCAGCACGAGCTGGATGCCGGCCGCGGGGCCCTGGCTGCTCAGCAGGTCCAGATCGTCCGCCATCCGGCCGCCGTCGTGCTGCGCGAACTCGGCGAAGGCCTCCCAGCGGTCGAGCAGCAGCACCAGATACGGCAGCCTGCGCTCTTCTGGCACCGCCTGGCGCTGGGCGGCGATGTCGCTGAAGCCGCCCTCGGCGAAGAGCTGCTGGCGGCTGTAGAGGGCGGCGGTGAGCCGGCCGACGAGCCGCGCCATGTGATCGGGCCGGCCCCGGGTGACCACCGCGCCGCAGTGCGGCAGCCCGCTGAGCGCCTGGAGGGCGCCGTTGCCGCTGTCGATACCGAACAGGTGGACGTCAGCGGCGCTGTGCCGTACGGCCAGGGCTGCCGCGATCGTGCGCAGGAGCTGCGACTTGCCGCTGCGCGGCGCGCCGATCGCGGCCAGCGGGCCGTCCGCGGCGAGGTCGAAGAGCGCCGGCTGCCTGCCGGGTTCGTCGGCGAACTCCATCACCCCGTACGCCACCGGTGCCGGGTCCCGTACGGGCCCTTCCGGCGCGGGCAGTTCGGACAGCGTGACGACCAACGGCAGCTGGTCGGGCAGCGGCCCCGGGACCGAGGGCAGCCCGATGTGGCGGGCCGCGGTGCGGACCGCGGACACCAGCTGGTCGAGGTCGGTCGGCCCGGCGCCGCCGCGGCCGCCGGACGGTGCGGCGTGTGCCGGCTGGTTCCGGGGCGGGGCAGGGCGGTCGAGCTCCCGCATCGTGACCTTGAGGTCCAACGGGTGCGGCCGGTCCGGCTCGACCGGCATGGCGGCCTGGAATTCACGGAGTTCGTCGGCGCCGCTGCGCAGGAAGGCCCGGCCGGGGTTCGACCGGGGGATCGCCGCCGCGTCGGGCGCGTCGATGACCGCGACGCTCTCGTGGGCGCCGGATACGCGCAGCGCGATCCGCAGGTTGGTGGTGGACTGGATGACGGACGGCAGCAGCCCGCCGGGACGCTGCGTGGCCAGCACCAGGTGCACGCCCAGCGAGCGCCCGCGCTGGGCGATGTTCAGCAACCCGGTGACCAGGTCGGGCAGTTCGCGGACCAGACCGGTGAACTCGGCGATCACGAAGACCAGCCGCGGCAGTGGCGGCAGGTCCCGGTCCCGGTCGCGCAGGTGGTGGTAGTGGTCGATGTCCCGGGCCGCGTACGTACTGAGCTGGGTCTCCCGGGAGCGCAGCGCGGCCTGCAGCCGGCCCAGTATCCGCTCGGCCTGGCGGGTGTCGAGGTCGGCGATCAGGCTGGTGACGTGCGGCAGTTCGGCGACGCTGCCGAAGGCCGTGCCGCCCTTGTAGTCGACCAGGACGAAGATCATCTCGTCCGGCCGGTTGGCGACGGCGAGCGAGGTGACCCAGGTACGCAGGAAGGCGGTGCGCCCCGAGCCGCCGGCCCCCGCGACCAGGGCGTGCGGGCCGTGCCTGCGCAGGTCGACCTCGAACGGGAAGCCGTCCGCCTGCCCGACCACCGCGGTGGTCGACCGGGGCACCGCCGACCAGCGCGCGACGATCGGCCCCGGGTCCTCGGGCGAGTCCAGGCCGAGCAGTTCCGGCAGCGGCCGGTCGGCGAGATCCAGCGCGCGCTGTACGGTCGCCGCGTCGCGCAGCGGTGCCAGCGCCCTGGCCGGCGCCTCGAACCAGCCGCCGCGCGGCAGGTCGGCCATGACCGGATACCGCACACTCCCCTCGACGACCTGCGGACCGCCGTCCGCCTCGGTGTCGAGCGACCACCCGCAGCCGGGCGGCAGGTGGCGTGCCTCGGTGCCCAGGCACACGACGTACATCCCGACCGCGGGCCCCTCCTGGACCAGCCTGGCGACACCGGGCAGCGCGCGCAGCCGGCGGATGCCGTCCAGGATCAGCACGACGGCGGGTCCGGGCGGGCCGTCCGCCGCCGCGCCCTCGCTGACGCCGGCGGGCGGCGCCGGGGGCGCGGGTTCCGCGCCCGGGGACGCCGCGGCCGGCGGTTCCGCCGCCGCGGCGGCCGCACCGCGCTGCCGGTCGGCGAGCAGCAGGAGCAGCTCGCCGATCTGCTCGGCCACCGAGGTCGGGTCGGCGTGCACCCGGGGCGCGTCGCCGTCGTCCAGCGCGGAGGAGGAGCGCGGCAGCCACCGCAGCCACCGCCAGTCCAGGGCGCCCCTCGCATCGGTCAGCACCCGCAGGACGACATCCTCCGGGCAGTGGTGGACGGCGGTCTGCAGTGCGAGCCAGCCGGCCAGCCGCCGGGGGCGGTCGCCGGCGCCGACCACACCGATCACCCCGTGCTCCGGCAGGCTCACCACGGCGGGAAAGGCGTGCTCCGCCAGCGGCACGAGGCCGCCCGCCGCCGGGAGGCGGAAGCCGGGGCTGGCGGGGGCCACGGTGCGCAGGCCGGAGCGCAGGGCGAGGAAGTCCGGGTCGGCGCGGCGGCGTTCCCACAGCCGCCGGCCGTGCAGGACGGCGGTCATCTTGACGTCGGCCGGTTCCGGGTACGCCCTGGCCAGCAGGGCGGCGATATCGGGTACGACCTTGCCGGCCAGCCGCAGGTCCGCCAGCGATTCGCCGGACAGCGCGAGCGGCGTCCAGGCCGCGTTGATGGCGACCACCCGAGCCCGGAGCAGCCGGCCATGCTCGCGCAGCCGCATCAGACGCGCGTCGGAACCGTGCCACCAGCGCACTCGTGCGGGCGCTTCGGGGGAGTCGGCCCGCGCTTGCGGCAGGACGCGCGGCGGCCGGGCGAAGAGCAGCGTGCCGCCCTCGCCGGCCGGCAGGGGGGCCGCTTCGGCGGAGCCGCGCCGGCGCCACCCCACCCGCCGGTCCGCGGCGTCCCGGGCGCTGCCGTCCCACCACTGGTCGTGCTCCGGGGAAGGGGGCGGCGCATGGGACAGCCCGGCGCCGGGCAGCACGAGGAGCGGCCGCCGGGGGCGGGACCCGGCACCGAACAGCTCGATCAGGCTGTCGGTGTCGAGCGACTTGGTGCGACCCACGCTTTCCGCGGTGAGATGGACCACTTCCCCCGCGTCCTCACCCGCGACGACCCGCAGCTCCGCGCTGCCCTGCACAGCGCCGTCCGGTAACGGCGTGCCGAGGCTGACGCGTACGCCGTCGCGCAGCGGTGACCGGGCGAGTGGTATCAGGGCGGGCAGTGCGGTGTCGCCGACGTAGAGCATCGGTAGGTCGAAACCCGGGTCGTCCTGCGGGGTGTAGCAGGTCACGGGGGTGTCCGACTCCTCCATCCCCCGCCACGGCCACCGTCGGCCGAACAGCTCGGCGAGCTCCTGCATCACCGCGATCTCCGGCGCGGTCAGCTCGATGTCGTGCTCGGTCCCGTCGAGCGTCACCACCGTCAGTATCCTGCGCATCGCCGTCCTGCCCCGATCCCGATCCCGTCCCGGTCCCGCCGGCTCAGCGGTCCGCGCCGGGAAGCGTGCTCTGGCCCTGCAACTGCCTGGTGCTGGAGCTGAATTCGGCCTGCCAGTCGGCGGTCTCGCCGTCGACGTGACCGCGCACGGAGTCGGCCAGCCGCTGGATGAGGGCCAACTGCCGCTCGACCTCGGCCGGTTCGAGCAGCCGCCCGGGGATGTCCGCGCCGGGTCCGGCCCGCAGCACATCGGTGGCCCACTCCAGCCGGACCGCGTTCAGCTCGGTGCGCAGGGCGTGCGCGACGACGATGTCACGCATCCAGGCGGCGGACACCCCGAAGAAGTGGTCAAAGCCCTTGCAGCCCGCGGCGACCGCGAGCAGGACGTAGCCCCAGCCCTGCCCGGAACCGCCGTAGGCGGCCGTGCCGAGCGGCACCGCCGTGCCCGCCACGGCGAAGGCGATGGCCAGGCCCTGGAGCAGCCGGGAGCCGACGCGCTTGAGCCGCTTGTCGTTCAGATACCAGTCGATGGCGGTCTCGGCCTCCTGCTCGGCCCAGGTCCGCAGGGCGGCCAGCGTCTCGCGCTGTGCGGCCGGGTCGGTGGCGGCGGCGGGCGGCACGTCGGGAAAGGGCTGCGGCTCCAGATCCCTGCTCCGCCGGGCGCGGCGCGGCCCGCCACGGCGCAGTGCCGCCGGTGCCCCTGCTCGCGCCCCAGGACTCGGCCCCTCGTGGCCCGCCATCGGTCCCGCCCTCTCACCCGCCCCGGCCGGGCCGGGTCCCCGTGCGAGAGGCTATCGGCTCGCGCCGCCGGGGGGCGCGGGAATGCGCCGATCGGCCGCCGCGGCCAGCGGGTGACGCGTATACGGAAACGCGGCCTGCCCGGGAGCGGGCAGCGGCCGGCGGGCAGGCACCGGCCACCGGGACGTCCGGCACGCCGCCCGCGCGGCCGCGCCCGCCCGTGCCCGGGACCGACGTGGCGGCCGCGGTCGCGCAGGTCGAGTCGCACGTCTTTATGACGCCGGGCTGCCGCCGGCGGACCTGGTCGGGCCGCCGGCGCGCGGCGACGGCACCCTGTTCTGGCCCGATCCGGACCCTTTCGGACGATCTTGCGCGTAACGGCAACGCAAGGTGCCGGGGAGGCTGCTGTTCATCGGAGCCGTCTAGCATCGGCCGCATGCTGGACTATGACGTGGAGGCGGAGCGTTACGACGCGACGCGCGGCGGGGTGCCGCGGGCGCGGTCGGCGGCACGGGCCGTGCTGGCCCTCGTGCCCGATCGGGCCCGCACCCTGCTGGACGTCGGGTGCGGCACGGGCCTGGTGACCGAGTACCTGGCACGGCCGGGTCTCCAGCTCTTCGCGGTGGACGCGGCGGCGGGGATGGTGGCCGCCACGGCCGACCGGACCGGCGTCACGGTGGTGCGCGGCAACTGCCACCGGCTGCCGTTCGCCGACGAGTCGCTCGACGCGGTGAGCGCGGTGTGGCTGCTGCACCTGCTGCCGGACGCGACGACGGTGGTCGCCGAGTGCGCCCGGGTGCTGCGGCCCGGCGGGGTCTTCGTGACCACCGTCGACAAGGACGCCGGGCACGACATGGACAGCGACGTCGACCGGCTGCTCGCCCCCTACCGGGTGAGCAGGGCCTTCGACGGAGCGGCGCGGATCCTGGCGGCGGCCTGCGAGCACGGCCTGAGCCGGGTGGGCGAGGCCCGCTTCACCGGCCACGGGCAGGGCAGGGCCCCGAACAGTACGGCCGGGGCCGTGGCCGGCGGCTACTTCGCCTCCGCGCTGGTCCTGGACGAGTCCCAGACGTCGGCGCTGGCCGAGCGGCTGTCGCTGCTGCCCAACCCGGACGTGCCCCGCCCGGACCCGGTCTACCGGCTGCTGGCGCTGCGCAAGACGGTGTGAGACAGGCGCTGTGATCGGGGCTGTCAGGGCTTGAGTTCCGACAGGGCGGCGGCGAGCCAGTCCTCGACGGCCTGGTGGGTGACACCGAGGGCCGTGACGGCCTGCGCCGAGGGGTCCTGGTCGTCGCTGAGCACGCCGAGCAGGATGTGTTCCGTGCCGATGTAGTTGTGGCCGAGGCGCAGGGCC from Streptomyces sp. NBC_01198 includes these protein-coding regions:
- a CDS encoding class I SAM-dependent methyltransferase, with product MLDYDVEAERYDATRGGVPRARSAARAVLALVPDRARTLLDVGCGTGLVTEYLARPGLQLFAVDAAAGMVAATADRTGVTVVRGNCHRLPFADESLDAVSAVWLLHLLPDATTVVAECARVLRPGGVFVTTVDKDAGHDMDSDVDRLLAPYRVSRAFDGAARILAAACEHGLSRVGEARFTGHGQGRAPNSTAGAVAGGYFASALVLDESQTSALAERLSLLPNPDVPRPDPVYRLLALRKTV